The following nucleotide sequence is from Malania oleifera isolate guangnan ecotype guangnan chromosome 4, ASM2987363v1, whole genome shotgun sequence.
TCAGTTGATGCTTATAACAtattgttgttgctgttgtttgAGAACACCTATGAACACACAAACAGCTAATAATTGTTAAGTGGTCTATGAAGGACAGAAAGAATTACTGTTTTGCTGTGTGAAATCACTTACAAGCATTGCATTCTTGTAAGATCCAAGCACTAAAGATCCCCACAACATAGAACTGTTAAAGAAAAACTTCCGTCATTTTTCAACCTTAATTTAAAGTGTTATCCCTTGCAATTTGCAGAAAATGAAACTCCATGTCCAAGGTAGAAAATAAAATCAGATACTTGGATGAGATAGAAAATAAATTCCAAAACATTGAAGAGATTAATAAAGCAATTTTAGGACAAAGTAATAGTGTCACCATAATGAAATTGGGGTAATAACAAACAAATAAACCCCACACACAAAGTCAGCAAAAATTATACAAAATTGACAAGATATACCTGCCTGTCGACCTTCTTTGGCTCAATTGGCTCATCTAACTCAACCGGCGCAGCAGGagtcaatttttcttttttaggtgGTTCCACAAATGATATTGCGTGCTTAATTAGAAGAATTCGCCCCTCCGTAGGAACTTCCAGCACTGCCCACATCTCCCCATCTTCCTCTCGAAGTTCAAAACCGACACACTCCAGCAACTTAACACCTCCCACAACCTCACCAATGACCGCCCGGATCTTCGGGTTGTTCACTCGAACCCTGCGAAACTTTGCATTTTCTGGTTCCCTAACTATATTCCGCAGCAATCTAAGAACAACCTCAACTGAACCCTCCGGTGGCTTGCCAGAAAGAAAAGCACCAGCGAGGGACTCCAGCTACCTCTGAGACTCCACCCCGCAGTCATCACCGAGCAACGCAGAAACGTCCTCAACGTCACCACTCTGGACCGTCCTATGACTATCTACACAGCTCTCGACATGAATTGATACCTCTTCTCCGGACCCATACGATCGACCTCAAACAGGGCATTCGAACACATTTAGGGAATACCCATTTCCAGATCTATTCCCAGAAGTTATAATGAATCAAATGGATCAAACCCATTTGACGGTTTGAAATTTGAGTCCGAATTACTCCGATCTCTTCACTTGGTGATCAGAATTCGGTGTGCTTTGAGGCGATGGTTTAGGTTTTGCCGGGGCAAGCGAACAAGGTCTCGGCTCTGAATTTGAATCAACAGCTCGTGTTGGCCGAGCGAGGATTGGGTTGGTAGGTCCCGAAGAAGAGGAACCCAAGACACTACCATGGCCCTCGAACTAaccagaagaagaagatgatgagtTTTTTccaactttattattattttataataaaatatttaaaaatactttatttgaaaaaaaatttctcatTTTAACGCTGACGTAATCTCGCAGGCTTATTTAAACAAGTAGGAACATTTGTGTGAAGACACGTGGCCAAATCTCGCAggatggtcctgcgagatttgcatgGGCGCGTTCAGAGCGGCAATGAGGGTGGTCAAGAAAGCAAACGAATATATATCATTTTAGAACATTTTTGAGAGTGGAAATAGCAAGCTCCGGTCAAGAAAAACAATTCAAGGAGTATTTAGCAAAGAAGTGAAGCTCCCATAGGCGTTATGATTATTGGGCTTGCCGTCGTAGCCCATGAACGGCACCGACAATCCTTGGCCGGCGAGGGATATGAAAAGGGGAGTGGCGGGTAACAAAGGGTGGTGGAAGCCAAGGGAGGCTGCGGCggcggaggaggaggaggaggaggaggagggtaCACATACGGTACAGGAGCGCTTGGCGTTCTTGCATTTGCCGCCGCTGATGGGGATGTCATGGATGGTGCCGTCGTGGGTCCAGTAGCAGCGGCAAGACTTGCAGAAATGGCAGGGCTAGGAgaagttgttgttgttgtagtagCAGAACTTGGTGTTGGTGGAGTTGCAACGGGGGCAGGGGAGGTGTTCTTGCTCTGGCGGAGGAAGGCCCGCTGTAGTGGGTTTTCTAAGTCGGCAGTCGCCGATGTCTGAGGGCATATTTGGCCGCGAATGGTAGTGATTGGGTTGGTGCACATTGGATTAATTTGGAATTAAGGGATTGGGGTGGAAAGAGGAATATAACTTGATCTATGGAGAATTGAAGAAGATGATTGAAGATGAAGATGTATGAGGAGAGGGAGGTGGATTCAATTAGGTTATTCTctctatttctttctctttttgttCTGTTTGGATTGAGAGATTTTATGGATTGAATAttctttctgtttttgttttggtTTGGGTTCAAAACAAAATGATGCTTTCTGTAAACAAAACAAAGCTCGTGGGcctttttaaaaaacaaaaaaattgttttGCAGGGTTGTTTTGTTGTTTTTTATCGCTTCGCATGCCTCTGATCATCCAATTTTCTCTGTTTTCTTTATTTCTCTGTTTTGAAACTCAACTTTTTCTTCAGACCTGTCTAGGAAGATGgcagaaaataaatttatttctcaTCGCACTACGTTCACTTTCCCAGCAAACGAGCAAGCAATCAAAAAAAATGGGTTAAAAATTATCTAGCAGAAAAAGTCAAGCCTCACTGTCTTTGATTAatgcaataattaaataatacaatgtaaaattattgaatttgatttGGGTACAAAGAAATTTGTTTCAAGTTGTTCATTTTTAATTTGTGATGTTGTATGTGCCACTGTACCTCTCTAGATGGCTCCATACAGATATAGAGGAGCTCTCAACATTGGCTTCCAATTGTCTATCACTATAGGCATTCTGGTTGCAAACGTGTGGGCTCAGAGGGGGAGCTGAATTTTCTATCATTGGCAGAGGAGGAAGGCTTGGCGAGAAGCAGACGCAAGCAGCAcgtgaagaagaaaaagaagaggagagAAGTGTCCCATGCAGATCTCGCAGgaccaacctgcgagatttgtttaGATCTCAAACTCCTGCCCGTGCCACACATCACCTTCCCATTCATCCATCAGCTaaacaaatctcgcagcaccaagctgtgagattacgtgagcattagtttgggaaattttttcccaaacagagtattatttaatattttatagtattttaataataaaacaagaaaaaattcaGAAGATGATGACGATGACGAGAGAAGGGATTCTCGACTTATGAACCCCTTGACCTTGTCCTTTACATGATCCATACACAAAAGGGATCAAAATTAGATGAATAACCATTTAAATTGGAATTGAGATAAAAAAAAGTTCCCAACCTATTTATTAAACAGATTAGACAGATTCAAATCGAGTTATCCATGAATGACTTGTTTAACTACATATATATACTTAATActttatatttcattattttgtgaTTTGTGGTTGTGGACTTCAGGAATTGTGAGTGTGGTCTGAAACTGAAAGGGGGCTGAAACCCCTAACTTTaaacaccacatcacaaaacagtTCAAGTAAGATACGTGATCCCTAGACTCGGTCCTCAGAAGGATATTATATGTGATGAGTAGGTGTATTATTTTGACTTTAAGAGAATGATTTTTATACGAAGGAGAATGACCAAAAGTATTTGTTGGCTCAGTTAATACAAGAGGCAAAAAATCTTGGGGGTGAAATCATGTTCTATTATCCAACTAGATCCACCACTAGGACACTCGAAGTCACCATAGTGAAGGTTGAACCTTGCTACAATGCTGCTAACATTGAGAATAAAGGTTTTGGACATGACTTGTGTAGTATATTGGTTACCTTCCCTACCTAAATTAGCATAGAAGTGATGTACTAGATTTGGATATAACCCTTGGGGTTGATAAGTTACAAACCTAACCCCAACCTAAATCAGAGAACCTACGAAGAATATTTGGAAAGTGTTCTTGCATAAATGGAATGTCAATAATCTTACCTATAATGGGTTCCAAAGATCAAAGCTGCTCATTGTATATTTTCTTAGCTCCTAGAGTCAAAAGTCAACGATGAATGAACTCAGTGTCATTTTGACCTGAGGTAGGAGTTTTTCGTGCAACATTCTCGTTTCTAGGCATGATTTTCGAGTTTGAATGTTGAGAAATTGTGAATTTGAAAGGTAAATTTGAGATTAAGAAGTAAAATCAGATCGTAGAAAGGTAGAACAAGTTGAGATGAACCTTCGCGTGAGAGAGAAATAGGGTTCGAAGAACTGAAAAGATAAAAGTTAGGGGTTTTATGCAAGTTTAAGTTTTTGTATCTATTcagttcgatcgactgaactgGCAGTTCGATTTCCTGAACATCTTGTATTTTTAAAAACATTAATACAGTAGTCGTTCGGTCAACTAGACAAGAATTTAGTCGCCCGAATGTCGTGaattttcaaaatacttgaaaTTACCCCAGAATCCTTAAGTTAATGAACTAATTCTCCTCAAACAATTTCCCTATtatgcaataagcctaattcacaCCTTATTAAAATGAAACAATCTTCTTGAAggggttttgtgaatatatcggcccTTTATTCATCCGTACTCACAAATTCAAGACTTATAtcctccttttgcacatgatttcgaagaaagtgatgtcttatatctatgtgctttgttcttgagtgtgatattggatttttagagatgtttatggtgctggtattatcacacttgattggcACAAACTCATAATTCAATTTGTAGTctttaagttgttgcttcatgtacaaTACTTGAGCACAACAACTGCCTGTAGCAATATATTCTGCCTCAGCAGTAGACAAAGCCATAGAGTTCTATTTCagggaaaaccaagatactagagaacgtcctagaaagtgacacgTATCACTTGTACTCTTGCAGTCAATTTTGCACCCAGCATACTCCACATCGGAGCAGCTGATTATTTCAAAAGATGTGTCCTTTGGATACTataaacctaagtctatagtaCCAATCAGATACAGTAAAATCCTTTTAACGACTATTTGGTTTGATTTCTTAGGTGaggcttgaaacctagcacagaTGCAAACGTTGAACATGATATCTAGTCTGCTTGCTGTTAAGTAGAGCAGACTCCTAATCATACCTTGGTAGTACTTGATATCTACCAGTTTCCCTTGCTCATCCTTATCAAGATTAGTGGAAGCGCTCATTGGTGTTCCCAATGCCTTACCAccttctatattaaatttcttgagcaggtATTTTATATACTTAGATTGGTTTATGAATGTGTCATTCTTGGCTTTCTTGATTTGAAGTCTAAGAAAAAAAGTAAGCtcgcccatcatactcatttcaaattcgtcTTGCATGCATTAAGCAAACTCTTTGCATAGATCCTCATTTGtggcaccaaatatgatatcgtcaacgtaaatttgaatgataagcatatcatttgATTAGGTTTTGATAAAAAGAGCACTATCCATCTTTCCTCTCGAGAATCCATTTTTTATCAGAAAACTGCTCAGtatttcataccaagctctaggagcttattttaaaccatataaggcTTTCGACAGTTTAAACACATGGTTCGGAAAATGGAAATTTTCAAAATctgggggttgttcaacatagaCTTCCTCTTTTATGAAACCATTTATAAATACACTCTTCACACCCATTTGATAGAATTTGAAGtttttgtgggatgcataggcaagtagcatgcgaatggcttccattctagctactggtgcataggtttcctcaaaatcaataCCTTCCTCTTGATtgaaaccttgtgctactagtctagccttgttacggACAACAATGTCACTTTCATCCTGCTTGTTCCTATATATCATTTAGTCCCTATGGCTGAATGATCACCTGGTCTAgaaactaacttccaaactttattcATTTCAAACTGATTTAGCTCTTCTTGTATGGCTAACACCCATAAATCTTTATTAATTGCATCATTTATATTCTTAGGTTCCTCTTGTGACAGGAACGCAAAATGATCACATAGGTTTTTAAGTGAAGATTGAGTTGATACCCTTCATAaaggttcaccaataatttgatccTTAGGGTGTTTCTTCAcgaatttccattcttttggcaaTTCAATGACTTCAACTTGATTTTTAGAGTCATCATGAGATGGTTCTTTAATTTCAACACTCTCTTCTTTTTTATCAAGAATTTCTAAGTCTTCAAAACCGTTTCTTATCTCTAGATCTTCATCGACAGTGGTTTTAGAATAGATGGGGTTGGCTTCATCGAAtgctacatgaattgattccactACCGCCATCATTCTTTTGTTATATACTCTAAATGCTTTACTATTTagagcatatcctagaaaaatttcTTCATCGAATTTCGCATCAAATTTTCTTAGGTCACCTTTATCATTTAACACAAAatatttacaaccaaagacatgaaagtataAAATGTTTGGTTTCTTTCCTTTCCAAAGCTTGCAAGGGGTTTTATTCAAGTTTGCCCTAATGGAAACTCTGTTCATGACATAACAGACGGTATTTACGGCTTCAGCCCAAACATATTTAGGTAGGTTATCCTCATttagcatggtcctagccatttcttgtagagatctattttttctctcaacaactccatttagTTAAGGTGTTCGAGGTGCTAAAAACTTATGTGAAATTTCATTTTCATCACAAAAGTTTTTAGCATCTCTATTTCTAAACTCTCCACCTCTATCATTTCAGATGTGTAAAATtccataacccttttcattttggagtttcttacaCAAATTGGTAAGCATTTTACACACTTTATCTTTGGAGCCTATCTACTATAAAAaatgcatattgttttcctcctagactttgtgttttTGTAGGATCAAATAGATCTAGATGAATTTATTCCAATGGCCTTCTAGTGGATATTAATTGCTTCTTTTTGAAGCTGGTCTTAgcttgctttccaagttggcaagcataaaaaattttgccttttatgaatttagttttggGTAAGTCCTTAACTAAATCCTTCTTAACTAACTTAGATAGGAGATCCATGCTaacatgtcctagtctcctatgccataaccagctAGATTCATTCAAGACCGTAAAACACTTTATGCCTTGAGACactaagttttcaaagttaatgcaatATAAGTTTTCACAACAATTTGCAATAAAAAgtgtttcatgtttttttttGCATTCTCAACAACACACTTATCTTTTTTAAAGGTAATGTCAAAACCTTTGTCAcaaagttgactaatacttaataagttatgttttaaaccttcaactaataataCATGCTTAATGATTACCGACTTTGCTAATGCCGATAATCTTACCTTTGGCGTTGTCTCCAAAGGTAACATGTCCACCTTGCTTTAGTGTTAAGGATGTGAACTTGGAGTTGTCTCATGTCATATGCCTTAAGCATCTGCTATCCAAAGTACCACTTTTCTTTAGAAGTggtggacctaaagcataccacaaaatgatttaagtAACTTTCTTAGGTATCCAAATCTTATTTGGTCCTTTTAGGTTAGCTTTTGaagtttctttaattttccacACCTTTTTagttttcacattctttcttttaaatgagtaatcaaatttgatatgacccttcctttcacataagaaacatgtggtgTCAGTGTAAacattgtttgaggaagtgctgaCATAATTTTTAGATTCTCtaacaaaataacccatgtagagattcttttctctcttcttatcttttctattaaaaccaatgccttctttatctagagtcatcttttgagaaccaaCTACCTTATCAAAGTTGTCTGTCCCACTTGTGAAGTTATAGATTATTTTAGAATAATCTTCTACTTTTCTTTCTAAACTAGTGATCTTTAAATCCTTATCATTTTTAAAAGTGGCTCGTAATTTCATGTCTTCTAGTTCTTTTGATAGTTTTTTAGTATTATTCTCTAGTGCAATAATGTAtgagtctttttccttttcaatagTGTGATTTGACTCTAATTTCTTTGCTAATGTTTTATTCTCACTTTTCAGTGTGGTGTTTCATTTGGACACCCTAACAAAGCttttatgtaatttaaatagCTCAGTTTGCGATTCAGTATATAAGGGTATgctatcacatgattcattacaggATTCATCACTAGATTAATAAACGAGTTAGGGTAAGAGTTTTGTATCTCATTGTCCAGTGCCATAAGGTAGATGTTTGCCACCTCCTGATCGGTCGAGTCACTTTTTGAGCTGTCTGAActggagtcatcccaagttgtgGTCTTTAttgccttcttcttctccttcttagAATCCTTTTTAACTtgtggacaattaggtttaatATGACCCACCTTATTAATTGTAATTGTACCAAGTAAGAAGGTTCTGCTTTTGTTTCTTTTCGACTTGATTCTCCTTTGTCCATTCTAGATCCCGGAATTTCCTAGTGactttcttattctttttaaagaacctaCCTAGTCTTTTAGCGATTAGGGCTATAtcttcttcatccatctcttcatcttcctcatcacttgagctttctttggAAGCTTTAAGTGTGATGGATTTCTTAGCTTTGTTGTTTTCAGTTGCCTTTTCATTAATAGCCATATCGTACGTGAGAAGTGACCCCATAAGCTTGTCTAGGGACAATATTTTCAAATTCCAACCTTCACCTATGACTGTAACCTTAGGTTCTCATATGGATGggagtcctctaagaattttcctaatcatgtCGTAGGTAGAGTAATTCTTTCCAAGAACATCGAGTGAGTTTATAATATGAGTGAACCTAATGTACATGCTAGAGATAGATTCCTCAGATTTCATTCTAAAGGCTTCATaatcactagtgagcatatccAACTATCCCTAATGTctacggttccttcataagttatttCAAGTTTATCTCAAATTTATTTAGCACTCTTATAGCCCATAATCCTATTGAATTCACTTGtgtctaatgcacagtatagggcactcatagcactagagtttatttgcataAGCTTCATATCAGCTTCATTCATTTCACTTTTAGCCTTAGGAATTTCTTTATTATCACTAATTATGGTTGGCACATAATTGCCTTGGACAATAactctccaagccctccaatccatggtttatataaaaattctcatcctttgtttccaaaaggtgtagttaacaccgcaaAAATATTGGAGGTCTTAtggaggattgaccttcaccaatCGGGGACACACCTAGGTTTGTCGTTAAGTCTTTAtgtaactacttgttaggatttattacaactaggttttgataccaattgaaagtcaaggtgtaatcctaagagggggcgaattgggtatttttaaaatttaatgtgGAAGCTTAATCTATCTTAATTTGTTTTTCACAAGTGATCTAAATACATTAATAACCACAGAAATATTTTAAGCAAATaactataccaatatcaatatTCCTAAATATGAAAGAGCCTAAACTAAGATTCCAATATGTAATCAACTACACACTATTGACAATGCTCACAACAAAACAATCTTAATAAAAAATATGCTCAACCACGAGATGATTTATGCTATAACTTAAGAAAGTAATAAATCGAtcatgttgattaaggtgtaatcccaagaggggggatgaattgggtattttaaaattccttgaacctatttaccacttaatccctatttgtatatttacctgCTGGGATTTATGactaacttaaattgattttatcaatgagtttTTCTTACCCTATTAAGTGTGTGTAGagctattcaacatacacatgcaatatgaataataaagtgaagtgcggaaagtaaagagttaagggaagagagaagacaaacgcaattttacAACGTTCAGCCAACTCgtcctacatcctcgccttgagtaacccactcaaggattttacTAAAATCCTTGCTCTTTAAATTGAGACAAAGCTtctcttacaatccgctacttacaaaaggtacaactccctcctactctgctgcttacaaaaggtataGCTCTCTCCTaccccgctgcttacaagaggtacaacttcctcctaatctgccgcttacaagagatatagctctctcctcacacccggttcacaactcgaactgtgattacaatgaatctgtaaaacactcaaaattgcttccaacaaaagctagtgagtacaattcaaatttctaatacattaaaatatgattaaacttgaagctcagagtgtatgaaatgatacaatcatttatgtatgatatgtttcaacacataaatccttttttatcaaaactcccaagtaatgatatatttaaaacactttggagtatattagggttctgaaaagtaaggtgtaatcccaagagcgggggtgaattgggtttaaaaattatcttttaaatctttttaggaattcttaacttcttgttgatttttcaaacttttagcaaaagcttattttttaattcaatccacaaccacacaatcattcaatcatccaagtaatcaatcaaccaaatcaatcaaccacaatttgaaagcaaacaaccaaaccaagattaaaatatacagcactttggtaatataagaacttgagatggtttgtttgtttatataagccttgtggatatgaatttgaaccaatccTTGTAGTGAATGTGAAATCGTTCCTTCACTGCAAACTTTAACTTAATTTTCAAGcaactcataatttaaataaactctttagttaaattgtctttgggtgtttaaccaagtaacatactcccgtaaggtttctgcaaagaatggtttaaccaacgtactccctttcggtttctacaatcccaaatcaaaaattaaaccttaagtttatttaacttccaaattacgtagtatatatgattaaaaattaaatcatccttgcaatttatatatatgctggaaattaaagagagaaagggaaagagagagtgagaccaggatttttatgaggttcggcttacacccagcctacgtcctcgcctttggaaaaccaccaaaggattcactaaacctgttcctttaccaggtAGAATAAatctttacacactccttcaataggctaaagcccgcctctccaaacgatgtaccctcgtttggttactccttcaattaggctagagcccgcctctctaagcaatatccccttacttaaccaacgatccaaacaatccttggaatcatcaatctacaagatacaaatcaaatatttatgtacaaagaattgctcacacaaagagctgattagttcAACAATTtaacactataatatacttcaaagtaaataacaatatgaaatttaacttgaagctcaagggagtatattactgattaattctttcaatgattgaaagatttagaatttgtagcaacAAGATTGGTGAGTGAGAATCAGCAAGACCTCAGCAAACTTCGTAGACAAGATGAGATTGAAAGAGCCTTTTAgttttgagagcaattgagagaatttttgaatgttgatttgaattcttggttcttggttaattaattcaatgatctttgaggcttatttatagacttgaaaaagtatgtaatttgatccccaagtgacttggagtattccccaagttttcaaaaagtttgagccctaagcaacctcatttaaaaaaattgtccgttatgaaaattcaaaatctaCTGCGTGACAGTTGACTATCCTTTTTTGGCAGTCAGCtatctagttaaattaaagggaTAGCAAGGTGGTAGTCACCTAACTGAACATGGATAGACGTCTCAAAGTGTACAGACAGGCGTCTATACGAACATGGACAGATGCCTGTCAAGCAATTAGCTTTGAGCACCCTTTAATtttttggtcataaatttttgtatataactctaaatttgacgatatttgtgtcaaaataaatctaatagaaaatactaaaactttaatgttgaacacattttaaaataaagattctatgatagagaaaaatgtacatcaatgctgatgtagaaaaaatgacagcaattgagaaatcctctttttggtgtttttcattccaaaaaagattttaaccattttgaaacaatttttgaccttacaaaatttttttccaagtatgttaaaaggtatctaggtccaataaattaacctaagagtttcaagcatccatattgaaattctttgaaatacttacataaaatttcctatagactctttcaaattttcaattcttgaattccttgaggtctttatgcctgtttcatctttctttgagctttcatcaagttctctttaatcctcatgctctcatgatttcaagatttatctttaaatccatttttgaattcatgctttaagcttcatattaatcatccttctgaacacttgaccttgcattcatcattgaatcctgaaatgacattacttaaccaaatatgttaagttctacttgtttgttagcatcaaaacacgaTGATAAGTCTTGTAAGGTCAAcaggttctagttcactttataaagatgcacaaatatatctgatgtgaacttgttaaaagctttatcttgaatattttatcaatctatatcaaaaagctttctttcaaatatttaatcatagcccgatctttgtaatatgcaaatatatatacga
It contains:
- the LOC131153649 gene encoding plant UBX domain-containing protein 2-like encodes the protein MWAVLEVPTEGRILLIKHAISFVEPPKKEKLTPAAPVELDEPIEPKKVDRQFYVVGIFSAWILQECNACVLKQQQQQYVISIN